The Anomaloglossus baeobatrachus isolate aAnoBae1 chromosome 5, aAnoBae1.hap1, whole genome shotgun sequence genome includes the window accagactcccTGTATGCAGacaccagaccagaccccctgtatgcagaccccagaccagaccccctgtatacagactccagaccagactccctgtatacagactccagaccagaccccctgtatacagaccccagaccagactccctgtatacagaccccagaccagaccccctgtatacagactccagaccagaccccctgtatgcagaccccagaccagaccccctgtatgcagactccagaccagaccccctgtatgcagacaccagaccagaccccctgtatgcagaccccagaccagactcccTGTATGCAGacaccagaccagaccccctgtatgcagaccccagaccagaccccctgtatacagactccagaccagaccccctgtatacagactccagaccagaccccctgtatacagactccagaccagaccccctgtatacagactccagaccagaccccctgtatacagactccagaccagacccctgtatacagaccccagaccagaccccctgtatacagaccccagaccagaccccctgtatacagactccagaccagaccccctgtatgcagaccccagaccagaccccctgtatgcagactccagaccagaccccctgtatgcagaccccagaccagaccccctgtatgcagaccccagaccagactcccTGTATGCAGacaccagaccagaccccctgtatgcagaccccagaccagaccccctgtatacagactccagaccagaccccctgtatacagactccagaccagaccccctgtatacagactccagaccagaccccctgtatacagactccagaccagacccctgtatacagaccccagaccagaccccctgtatacagaccccagaccagaccccctgtatacagaccccagaccagaccccctgtatgcagaccccagaccagaccccctgtatgcagactccagaccagaccccctgtatgcagactccagaccagaccccctgtatacagaccccagaccagactccatgtatgcagaccccagaccagaccccctgtatgcagaccccagaccagactcccTGTATGCAGacaccagaccagaccccctgtatgcagaccccagaccagaccccctgtatacagactccagaccagaccccctgtatacagactccagaccagaccccctgtatacagactccagaccagaccccctgtatacagactccagaccagaccccctgtatacagactccagaccagaccccctgtatacagaccccagaccagactccctgtatacagaccccagaccagaccccctgtatacagaccccagaccagaccccctgtatacagactccagaccagaccccctgtatacagaccccagaccagactccctgtatacagaccctctTGTGTAGGTTCGGCAGACAAAAAGTTTCCAAATAGGACTTTAAAAAAGTTTTATTTATGCTGGAACAGAGCATTTTTCAATGGAACATCCCTTTAAAGAATGCTGACATCACTCTGGAGCACTGCATTGTGGGAAGTCAGTGCTATGTGGTGCCTCCCACAATGCATCACTTCACAAAGTGCAGCTTTGGTTGTGAGCAGAGATTATGGTGGTTTATGATAAAATGGCGCGCGGTGCTTTGTTATTATGCTGGTGTATTATGGTCAGGGGATATAGAGTGTTTATATTATATAAATGTATAGTGACGGCAGCTTTCTCATGTgaggacctctgcttgctgtcagtgaatgtaaaCGTCCGGTCCATCCATGCCCACCATGAAAATCCTTCCAGAGTCTAAAGATGGCGTGGAGTGGTTTGGTGAAGGTGGCGTGGAAGGAGTGCAGGTGTCGGATGGGGTCACTCAGCTCGTAGAAGGACAGGTGGCCCGCCTCGTAGTCCAGGTAGACCCCGAAACGCTGACAGGTGAACTCATCCCGCAGCTTGACCTCCTTGCAGGCGTGCATGGCCGAGTACTGGTTGTTCCATTTACACAAGCCCCATGATTTCTTGTTGCAGCCGATGTAGGAGCGGAAGCCTTTCCTGGCGATACTGGGATacgacattcccagtctccagtttCCCCACTTACTTGTTTCCACCATCCAGAAATGTCGTCCCGTGGAGAAGCTGGAGCCGCTTAACACCTGGTGGTCTTTAAATCTCTGCGAGGTCTTTGGTTTTGGATCATGAGATTCTACCCAATAAAAGGACTTCATATCTGGGAGGACCCGAATATTATTCCCACCCGTGTCCTCATCCAGAAAGATGTCCGACTCCTCTTACATGAAGAGACCATTATGGGCAATGGTGACCAGCTCAGCAAATCCAGTCTTCAGAATCTCCGAGATCAGAGCTTTGTCCGGATCGTGAGCAGCTCTAGAATAGTCCTGTTGGTGGTTGTCACCATCATCAATGGCTAATAGTTCTAGTCCCTTGAGGAGTGTGATAGGTTCAGATGTGGTACGCAGCTCTTCCATAGTGGGCATCTTCTGGGTCAACTCAACTTTCTTCCTTTCCAGGTCCTTGACAGCTGATATAGGATCAGATTTGATTTGAAGACCATTCTAGAATGGTCTTCATCTTCATGGACCACTCATCCCCCTTCATTTCCAATCCATCGATGACTGTAATGGGACCAGATGTGGAACGCAGCTCTTTGATGATGGCCGTGAAGGACTTTCTTCTCTAGAATTTCCATGTGTTTCATCATGTCCTCGTTGACCTTCTTTGACAGACCCTCGGCTTCCAGTTGAAGCAGTTGACCCTGTTTCTTCAGATCATGGATTAGGTCTTCAGCTTCTGATCTTGATGATGACATTCCTCAAATACATTATTCATCTTGTCCTTCTTCTTCATGGGTGTCTCATCGAGAGATTCCACCTCGTGTCCCTGGTGTTCGGCCATGCAATAAAGGCAGAGATAAGCGACATCTTCCTCACAGTGTTTTTCAAACATCTTCTTGTGAATGGAGTATCTTCTGACGTCCATATTAAGGAGTTGGTTACAACGTGTTCGACAGACTTGTTTTGGACTCTTTCATGGTTGTCATATAGAGAAGTTTCAAACATCTGGCAAGACTTGATGTCGGGTGCCAGAGATTGGATACAGTTAGGATTAGGGTTCGTGCAGACGGTGCCAGGTGTCTCAGGCGAGGAGCAATGGATGACATTGCACAAAGTCTGGTCCCTTATCGGTGAGGAATTGGATCGCGTCTTGCAGTCAGGACACTTATAATCTACGGCGGCCCCTTGAATGGAGAATGTGGGCACAGCTTCTGCCGGGGGTGCATTGCTCACCTGCTGGACAGCAGATTAGCAATGCACCCCCGGCAGAAGCTGTGCCCACATCTCAGCGATGAAGCTTCTCTATAGAGAGATCAGGTCAGACACCATCACAGGAGGTCAACAGAAGTTgtaaagatggggggggggggtggtagaGTCCTTAGACTATGAATTGCCAAGAGTATTAACCTAtcacactggcagacacagacggaAAAGGGCCCCTTTGCAAGAGAAATATCACCTCCTAATGCCCTTTGCTttgaaggtagaaatgggcccccttaactCCTGGGCCCCTGGTAGCACCAATTAATATGTCCATCCATGGTCTATCATGTTTGAAGGTTTGCAGATATCGTGCGAGGAGGTCCTAGAGAGGCTGGAGACAGGATGAGCAAAGCTATTATGTGCTCTGACGAAGGAGGGGGAGTCCGCGCACCATCTGTTCATTAACTCTTTCCTGCCCGCTCAGAACAAAAACAACACAATCATCGAAAATCTTGGCCCACCTATAAGCCTTTGTACAAAGTAGCTAACACCGACCTAACGGACCCTCGGACTCACTGTTTTGGCACATCTCGACCCCTGTCGGTCTTTGTACAAAGTAGCTAACACCGACCTAACGGACCCTCGGACTCACTGTTGTGGCACATCTCGACCCCTGTCGGCCTCTGTACAAAGTAGCTAACACCGACCTAATGGACCCTCGGATTCACTGTTTTGGCACATCTCGGCCCCTGTCAGCCTCTGTACAAAGTAGCTAACACCGACCTAACGGACCCTCGGATTCACTGTTGTGGCACATCAAGGCCCCCTGTTGGCTTTTGTACAAAGGGGCTAACACCGACCTAATGGACCCTCGGAGTAACTGTTTTGGCACATCTCGACCCCTGTCAGCCTCTGTACAAAGTAGCTAACACCGACCTAACGGACCCTCGGACTCACTGTTTTGGCACATCTCGGCCCGTCGGCCTTTGTATAAAGTAGCTAACACCGACCTAACGGACCCTCGGACTCACTGTTTTGGCACATCTCGGCCCCTGTCGGCCTTTGTATAAAGTAGCTAACACCGACCTAACGGACCCTCGGACTCACTGTTTTGGCACAACTCGGCCCCTGTCGGCCTTTGTATAAAATAGCTAACACCGACCTAACGGACCATCGGACTCACTGTTTTGGCACATCTCGGCCCCTGTCAGCCTCTGTACAAAGTAGCTAACACCGACCTAATGGACCCTCGGATTCACTGTTTTGGCACATCTCGGCCCCTGTCAGCCTCTGTACAAAGTAGCTAACACCGACCTAACGGACCCTCGGATTCACTGTTGTGGCACATCAAGGCCCCCTGTTGGCTTTTGTACAAAGGGGCTAACACCGACCTAATGGACCCTCGGAGTAACTGTTTTGGCACATCTCGACCCCTGTCAGCCTCTGTACAAAGTAGCTAACACCGACCTAACGGACCCTCGGACTCACTGTTTTGGCACATCTCGGCCCGTCGGCCTTTGTATAAAGTAGCTAACACCGACCTAACGGACCCTCGGACTCACTGTTTTGGCACATCTCGGCCCCTGTCGGCCTTTGTATAAAGTAGCTAACACCGACCTAACGGACCCTCGGACTCACTGTTTTGGCACAACTCGGCCCCTGTCGGCCTTTGTATAAAATAGCTAACACCGACCTAATGGACCATCGGACTCACTGTTTTGGCACATCTCGGCCCCTGTCGGCCTTTGTATAAAGTAGCTAACACCGACCTAACGGACCCTCGGACTCACTGTTTTGGCACAACTCGGCCCCTGTCGGCCTTTGTATAAAATAGCTAACACCGACCTAACGGACCCTCGGAGTCACTGTTTTGGCACATCTCGACCCCTGTCGGCCTCTGTGCAAAGTAGCTAACACCGACCTAATGGACCATCGGACTCACTGTTTTGGCACATCTCGACCCCTGTCGGCCTCTGTACAAAGTAGCTAACACCGACCTAACGGACCCTCGGACTCACTGTTTTGGCACATCTCGGCCCCTGTCAGCCTCTGTACAAAGTAGCTAACACCGACCTAACGGACCCTCGGACTCACTGTTTTGGCACATCTCGGCCCCTGTCGGCCTTTGTATAAAATAGCTAACACCGACCTAATGGACCATCGGACTCACTGTTTTGGCACATCTCGACCCCTGTCAGCCTCTGTACAAAGTAGCTAACACCGACCTAACGGACCCTCGGACTCACTGTTTTGGCACATCTCGGCCCCTGTCGGCCTTTGTATAAAATAGCTAACACCGACCTAACGGACCCTCGGACTCACTGTTTTGGCACATCTCGACCCCTGTCGGCCTCATTACAAAGTAGCTAACACCAACCAAATGGACCCTCGGACTCACTGTTTTGGCACATCTCGGCCCCTGTCAGCCTCTGTACAAAGTAGCTAACACCGACCTAACGGACCCTCGGACTCACTGTTGTGGCACATCAAGGCCCCCTGTTGGCTTTTGTACAAAGGAGCTAACACCGACCTAACGGACCCTCAGACTCACTGTTTTGGGCACATTAGTCAGGGCGTAATCACAGGCGTGGGAAATACAATTTCGGCGGAGACAAGAGATGTGCCAAAAAACAGAGAGGCCGGGGGTCCGTCAGGTTGGGGTTGAGAACATCCTAAACTGTTATGGGAGCCCTTTGAGTTTACATTCTGAGCAGGCGGGAAGGAGTTAATGAACAGATGCTGCGCGGACTCCCCCTCCTGCGTCAGAGAACAATAATGGCTCTGCTCATCCCGTCTCCAGCTCTATTACCGGTGCTCCAGGCTCACGTGATGTGGACCTAGGACCTCCCCGCTTGATATCTGCAAATCTTTGCTGCGTCACCTGCAAACTAAACCTGATCGCCTATGAATTGCCAAGAGCGTTAACCTGAGGACTCCGCCATCGCCCGGTGTCTACACCTTCTGCTGACCTCCAGCGATGGCGTCTGACAATCTGACTTGCTCTCTCTGCCTGGACATTTATAGAGAAGCTTCATCGCTGAGATGTGGACACAGCTTCTGCCGGGGATGCATTGCTCGTCTGCTGGAGATGCAAGGGGTGGCCGGAGATTATAAGTGTCCTGACTGCAAGACACGATCCAATTCCTCACCGAGAAAGGACCAGACCTTATGCGATGTCATCCAATGCTCCTCGCCTGAAACACCTGACACCGTCTGCACTTACTGTATCCAGTCTCCAGCACCCGACATCAAGTCCTGCCAGCTGTGTGAAGCTTCTCTATGTGACGACCATCAAAGAGTCCAAAACAAGTCTGCCGAACACGCCCTGACCAACCCCACCCTTAATATGGACGTCAGAAGATGCTCCATCCATAAAAAGATGCTGAAAAATAACTGTGAGGAAGATGTCGCTTATCTCTGCCTTTATTGCATGGCTGACCACCAGGGACACAAGGTGGAATCTTTCGATGAGACACCCATGAAGACGAAGGACAAGCTAAACAATGTATTAGAGGAACTGTCATCATCAAGATCAGAAGCTGAAGACCAAATCCAAGATCTGAAGAAACAAGGTCAACTGTTTCAACTGGAAACCGAGAGTCTGTCGAAGAAGGTCAATGTGGTCTTTCAGGATATGAGGAAACACATGGAAGTTCTAGAGAAGAAagtcctgagtgagatctccaggcaAGTGGAGAAAGCTGCAGCCCCACGTCAGCAGAAGATCCAAGAACTGGAAGCAAAGAAGGATGAGTTGTCCATGAAGATGACCATCATCGAAGAGCTGTGTTCCACATCTGATCCCATTACAGTCATCGATGGACTGGAAATGAAGGAGGATGAGTTGGCCATGAAGATGAAGACCATTCTAGAATTGAGTATCAAATCTGATCCTATATCAGTCCTTAAGGACCTGGAAATGAAGAACTTTGAATTGACCAAGAAGATGCCCACCATTGAAGAGCTGCGTACCACATCTGAACCTATCACACTCCTCAAGGGACTGGAACGAAAAGTCATTGATGATGGTGACAACCACCAACAGGACTATTCTAGAGCTGCTCACGATCCGGACAAAGCTCTGATCTCGGAGATTATGAACACTGGATTTGTTGAGCTGGTGACCATTGCCCATAATGGTCTCTTCATGAACGAGGAGTCCGACATCTTTCTGGATGAGGACACGGCCGGGAATAATATTCGGGTCCTCCCAGATATGAAGTCCTTTTATTGGGTAGAATCTCATGATCCAAAACCAAAGACCCCGCAGAGATTCAAAGACCACCAGGTGTTAAGTGGCTCCAGCTTCTCCACGGGACGACATTTCTGGATGGTGGAAACAAGTAAGTGGGGaaactggagactgggaatgtcgtATCCCAGTATCGCCAGGAAAGGCTTCCGCTCCTACATCGGCTGCAACAAGAAATCATGGGGCTTGTGTAAATGGAACAACCAGTACTCGGCCATGCACGCCTGCAAGGAGGTCAAGCTGCGGGATGAGTTCACCTGTCAGCGTTTCGGGGTCTACCTGGACTACGAGGCGGGCCACCTGTCCTTCTACGAGCTGAGTGACCCCATCCGACACCTGCACTCCTTCCACGCCACCTTCACCAAACCACTCCACGCCATCTTTAGACTCTGGTTGGATTCGCATGGCGGGGCGTGGATGATGCTGAAGAACAGTGGACCTTATGTCTCTTCGTGGCCTGTAAGTGGCCTCGCTGCAGAGGCCGGAGTGCACCTGTAGAGGGCGCAGGAGATCTCCTTGTGACACTGCCATATACCAGGGCAGAGACCCTGTCACCTGACAACCAATATTACCACTATTACTGCCCCCTAGTGGTTGTCATGGGTGGCAGAAGATGTCGCACTGTATAACTACTCACAGGGGAAgctttgttacagtgtatcagtccaGATAATCTGCACTGCTCACATCtgtgtcgttacaatgtgtcagtctaGGTTGCTACAATGTATCTTTCTGCTttataacaaaccctcagctgccaTAGATTTTATACATATAATTGAGGCCGTTTACATtccctgacagcaagcagaggtctccACACGGTAAGAACGCTGCGGCTCCTGTGAGAACGGACGATGCCTTTGTCTTTTCTGTGTTGCCATCACTTTATCGCAGCCTCCACCATAATAAACCAGTGATATAATGAAGGGCAGCAGCGTGGGATGTATGATGTGTGCCATCACTGTCTCCAGTCACAAGCTGTGCGGCCGAACAGGGGCCCGAGAGGTGACCGGGGGCCCGAGAGGTGAGGGGGGCAGAGAGGTGACCGGGGGGTAGAGAGGTGAGGGGGGCAGAGAGGTGACCGGGGGCCCGAGAGGTGAGGGGGGCAGAGAGGTGACCGGGGGCCCGAGAGGTGAGGGGGCCCGAGAGGTGACCGGGGGTCCAAGAGGTGACCGGGGGGTAGAGAGGTGACCGGGGAAAGAGAGGTGAGGGGGGCAGAGAGGTGAGGAGGACAGAGAGGTGAGGAGGCCCGAGAGGTGAGGGGGGGGTAGAGAGGTGAGGAGGCCCGAGAGGTGACTGAGGGCAGAGAGGTGAGGAGGACAGAGAGGTGACGGGGGGAAGAGAGGTGACCGGGGGCAGAGAGGTGAGGGGGCCCGAGAGGTGACCGGGGGCAGAGAGGTGAGGAGGACAGAGAGGTGAGGAGGCCCGAGAGGTGAGGGGGGGTAGAGAGGTGAGGAGGCCCGAGAGGTGACTGAGGGCAGAGAGGTGAGGAGGACAGAGAGGTGACGGGGGGAAGAGAGGTGAGGGGGGCCCGAGAGGTGAGGGGGGGTAGAGAGGTGAGGAGGGCAGAGAGGTGAGGAGGCCCGAGAGGTGACTGGGGGCAGAGAGGTGAGGGGGGCAGAGAGGTGACCGGGGGAAGAGAGGTGAGGGGGCCCGAGAGGTGACCGGGGGCAGAGAGGTGAGGAGGACAGAGAGGTGAGGAGGCCCGAGAGGTGACTGAGGGCAGAGAGGTGAGGAGGACAGAGAGGTGACGGGGGGAAGAGAGGTGAGGGGGGCCCGAGAGGTGAGGGGGGGTAGAGAGGTGAGGAGGGCAGAGAGGTGAGGAGGCCCGAGAGGTGACTGGGGGCAGAGAGGTGAGGGGGGCAGAGAGGTGACCGGGGGAAGAGAGGTGAGGGGGCCCGAGAGGTGACCGGGGGCAGAGAGGTGAGGAGGACAGAGAGGTGAGGAGGACAGAGAGGTGAGGAGGCCCGAGAGGTGACTGGGGGCAGAGAGGTGAGGGGGGCCCGAGAGGTGAGGAGGGGGCAGAGAGGTGAGGAGGGGGCAGAGAGGTGAGGAGGGCCCGAGAGGTGAGGAGGGGGCAGAGAGGTGAGGAgggggcagagaggtgagtgagggcCCGAGAGGTGAGCAGAGAGGTGAGGGGGGGTCAGAGAGGTGAGGAGGGGGCAGAGAGGTGAGGAGGGGGCAGAGAGGTGAGGAgggggcagagaggtgagtgagggcCCGAGAGGTGAGCAGAGAGGTGAGGGGGGGTCAGAGAGGTGAGGAGGGGGCAGAGAGGTGAGGAGGGGGCAGAGAGGTGAGGAGGGGGGCAGAGAGGTGAGGAGGGGGGCAGAGAGGTGAGGAGGGGGGCAGAGAGGTGAGGAGGGGGCAGAGAGGTGAGGGGGGCAGAGAGGTGAGGAGGGGGCAGAGAGGTGAGGAGGGGGGCAGAGAGGTGAGGAGGGGGGCAGAGAGGTGAGGAGGGGGGCAGAGAGGTGAGGAGGGGGCAGAGAGGTGAGGAGGGGGCAGAGAGGTGAGGAGGGGGCCTAGAGGTGAGGGGGGAGACAGAGTTCAGAGGTGGGCctgtggggggggggcagagaggtgagaaGGGGGGGCAGAGAGGTGAGGGGGGAGACAGAGCGTtgagagggggggcagagaggtgaGGAGGGGGCAGAGAGGTGAGGGGGGAGACAGAGTTCAGAGGTGGGCCAGAGAGGtgagggggggcagagaggtgagggggggcagagaggtggGGGGGAGACAGAGCGTtgagagggggggcagagaggggaggagggggcagaGAGGTGAGGAGGGGGCAGAGAGGTGAGGGGGAGACAGAGTTCAGAGGTGGGCCTgtgaggggggggcagagaggtgagggggggcagagaggtgagggggggcagagaggtggGGGGGAGACAGAGCGTtgagagggggggcagagaggggaggagggggcagaGAGGTGAGGAGGGGGCAGAGAGGTGAGGGGGAGACAGAGTTCAGAGGTGGGCCTgtgaggggggggcagagaggtgagggggggcagagaggtgagggggggcagagaggtggGGGGGAGACAGAGCGTtgagagggggggcagagaggggaggagggggcag containing:
- the LOC142312507 gene encoding E3 ubiquitin-protein ligase TRIM39-like — encoded protein: MASDNLTCSLCLDIYREASSLRCGHSFCRGCIARLLEMQGVAGDYKCPDCKTRSNSSPRKDQTLCDVIQCSSPETPDTVCTYCIQSPAPDIKSCQLCEASLCDDHQRVQNKSAEHALTNPTLNMDVRRCSIHKKMLKNNCEEDVAYLCLYCMADHQGHKVESFDETPMKTKDKLNNVLEELSSSRSEAEDQIQDLKKQGQLFQLETESLSKKVNVVFQDMRKHMEVLEKKVLSEISRQVEKAAAPRQQKIQELEAKKDELSMKMTIIEELCSTSDPITVIDGLEMKEDELAMKMKTILELSIKSDPISVLKDLEMKNFELTKKMPTIEELRTTSEPITLLKGLERKVIDDGDNHQQDYSRAAHDPDKALISEIMNTGFVELVTIAHNGLFMNEESDIFLDEDTAGNNIRVLPDMKSFYWVESHDPKPKTPQRFKDHQVLSGSSFSTGRHFWMVETSKWGNWRLGMSYPSIARKGFRSYIGCNKKSWGLCKWNNQYSAMHACKEVKLRDEFTCQRFGVYLDYEAGHLSFYELSDPIRHLHSFHATFTKPLHAIFRLWLDSHGGAWMMLKNSGPYVSSWPVSGLAAEAGVHL